From the Manihot esculenta cultivar AM560-2 chromosome 3, M.esculenta_v8, whole genome shotgun sequence genome, one window contains:
- the LOC110608429 gene encoding desmethyl-deoxy-podophyllotoxin synthase-like: MEIHFHFLFTFLFVILLPMIFNILQNLRNAKLPPGPWKLPLVGNLHQLVGSLPHHSLRNLAKEYGPVAHLQLGQVSAVVISSPDMAKEVMKTHDTIFAYRPNLLAARIMSYDSTNIAFSPYGNYWRQLRKICMMELLSPGRVQSFRSIREDDVASLIKTISSSAGSPINLAEKVFSMIYSITARAAFGEKCKDQEQFMSLIMRSAALAGGFCLGDMYPSIKVLQVISGIRPKLEKLHQEMDKILDNILKEHREEKLAAKTGDEEASEDLVDILLRFQERDDLEFSITDNNIKAVILDIFGAGSETSAATIEWAMSEMLRNPRVMKEAQAEVRLAFDGKADVDEKRIQELKYLKLVIKETLRLHPPVPLLLPRECSETCEINGYKIPAKTRVVVNAWALGRDPSYWSEAETFFPERFLDISVDFKGTNFEYIPFGAGRRICPGISFAQPSIELPLAHLLYHFDWKLGNGLKHEDLDMTETFGLTARKKQNLVLIPIPYK; encoded by the exons ATGGAGATTCattttcactttctttttaCTTTCCTCTTCGTGATTCTCCTCCCTATGATCTTTAATATTCTACAGAATTTGAGAAACGCAAAACTGCCTCCAGGGCCTTGGAAACTTCCCCTTGTAGGAAATCTCCACCAGCTTGTTGGCTCCCTACCCCATCACTCTCTGAGAAACCTAGCAAAAGAATATGGCCCGGTTGCGCACCTACAGCTTGGCCAAGTATCCGCTGTTGTAATTTCTTCTCCAGATATGGCGAAAGAGGTCATGAAAACCCATGACACAATCTTCGCTTACAGGCCCAATCTTCTCGCTGCTAGGATTATGTCTTATGATTCTACAAACATTGCGTTTTCTCCTTACGGCAATTACTGGAGACAACTACGAAAGATTTGTATGATGGAGCTTTTAAGTCCAGGTCGTGTGCAATCATTCCGATCTATCAGGGAAGACGACGTAGCAAGTCTCATAAAAACAATATCTTCATCCGCAGGATCACCCATCAATCTTGCAGAGAAAGTTTTCTCAATGATATATAGCATAACAGCAAGGGCTGCCTTCGGCGAAAAATGCAAAGATCAAGAACAGTTTATGTCCCTTATCATGAGAAGTGCGGCGCTGGCTGGAGGTTTCTGCCTAGGTGATATGTACCCTTCAATTAAGGTGCTTCAAGTGATTAGTGGAATCAGGCCAAAACTGGAGAAGCTGCACCAAGAGATGGACAAGATACTCGATAACATTCTCAAGGAGCACAGAGAAGAGAAGTTGGCAGCAAAAACAGGGGATGAAGAAGCAAGCGAAGACCTTGTTGATATTCTTTTGAGGTTTCAAGAACGGGATGATCTTGAATTCTCCATCACTGACAACAACATCAAAGCAGTCATCTTG GACATATTTGGAGCTGGGAGCGAGACATCAGCAGCAACAATTGAATGGGCAATGTCTGAAATGCTGAGAAACCCAAGGGTAATGAAGGAGGCACAAGCAGAGGTAAGACTAGCGTTCGATGGAAAAGCTGATGTGGACGAAAAACGCATTCAAGAATTAAAGTACCTGAAACTAGTAATCAAAGAAACCTTAAGGCTGCATCCTCCAGTACCCCTGCTGCTTCCAAGAGAATGCAGCGAGACTTGCGAGATTAATGGCTACAAGATACCTGCCAAGACTAGAGTGGTTGTGAATGCATGGGCACTTGGAAGAGATCCAAGTTACTGGAGTGAAGCTGAGACGTTTTTTCCGGAGAGATTTCTTGATATTTCAGTTGATTTTAAGGGAACCAACTTTGAATACATCCCATTTGGAGCTGGAAGGAGAATCTGTCCAGGTATTTCATTTGCCCAGCCTAGCATTGAGCTGCCACTTGCTCATTTGTTGTATCATTTTGATTGGAAACTTGGTAATGGGCTGAAACATGAAGATCTAGACATGACGGAGACCTTTGGCTTAACAGCTAGAAAGAAACAAAATCTTGTCTTAATTCCTATTCCTTACAAGTAA